One genomic region from Arthrobacter sp. YN encodes:
- the rpsC gene encoding 30S ribosomal protein S3: protein MGQKVNPHGFRLGITTDHVSHWFADSTKPGQRYKDFVREDIKIRQLMSTGMERAGIAKVEIERTRDRVRVDIHTARPGIVIGRRGAEADRIRGELEKLTGKQVQLNILEVKNPEMEAQLVAQGIAEQLTSRVAFRRAMKKAMQSAQRAGAKGIRVACSGRLGGAEMSRSEFYREGRVPLHTLRANIDYGFYEAKTTFGRIGVKVWIYKGDVTAKELAQQAAAAPSRGRAGDRPGRPGGDRRRRNDRPAAEAAPAAVEAPAAEAAAPAAEGGQA from the coding sequence GTGGGACAGAAAGTAAACCCGCACGGGTTCCGACTCGGCATCACCACCGACCACGTTTCGCACTGGTTCGCTGACAGCACCAAGCCCGGACAGCGCTACAAGGACTTCGTCCGCGAGGACATCAAGATCCGTCAGCTCATGTCCACCGGCATGGAGCGCGCAGGCATCGCCAAGGTCGAGATCGAGCGCACCCGTGACCGTGTCCGCGTGGACATCCACACGGCACGCCCGGGTATCGTTATCGGCCGCCGCGGCGCTGAAGCAGACCGCATCCGCGGCGAGCTCGAAAAGCTCACCGGCAAGCAGGTTCAGCTGAACATCCTCGAGGTCAAGAACCCCGAGATGGAAGCACAGCTTGTTGCCCAGGGCATCGCTGAGCAGCTGACTTCCCGCGTGGCTTTCCGCCGTGCGATGAAGAAGGCAATGCAGTCCGCACAGCGTGCGGGTGCCAAGGGCATCCGTGTTGCTTGCTCGGGCCGTCTGGGTGGCGCAGAAATGTCCCGCTCGGAGTTCTACCGCGAAGGCCGTGTGCCCCTGCACACCCTCCGCGCGAACATCGACTACGGCTTCTACGAAGCCAAGACCACCTTCGGCCGTATCGGTGTGAAGGTTTGGATCTACAAGGGTGACGTAACTGCCAAGGAACTGGCTCAGCAGGCAGCTGCTGCTCCGTCCCGTGGCCGTGCAGGAGACCGTCCGGGCCGCCCGGGTGGCGACCGCCGTCGTCGTAACGACCGTCCGGCAGCTGAGGCAGCACCCGCTGCCGTTGAAGCACCGGCCGCTGAAGCTGCTGCTCCGGCAGCAGAAGGAGGACAGGCTTAA
- the rplV gene encoding 50S ribosomal protein L22, translated as MEAKAIARHIRVTPMKARRVVNLVRGKQANEALAILKFAPQAASEPVFKVLQSAMANARVLADRDGVAFDDSDLFITEAFVDEGPTMKRFQPRAQGRAYRIRKRTSHITLVVATPEKEEAR; from the coding sequence ATGGAAGCCAAGGCTATTGCGCGTCACATCCGCGTAACGCCTATGAAGGCCCGGCGCGTCGTCAACCTTGTTCGTGGTAAGCAAGCGAATGAGGCTCTGGCAATTCTGAAGTTTGCCCCCCAGGCAGCTTCGGAGCCGGTATTCAAGGTACTTCAGTCGGCAATGGCCAACGCACGTGTCCTCGCGGACCGTGACGGCGTTGCATTCGACGACAGCGACCTCTTCATCACCGAAGCATTTGTTGATGAAGGCCCGACCATGAAGCGGTTCCAGCCGCGTGCCCAGGGCCGCGCCTACCGCATTAGGAAGCGGACCAGCCACATCACGCTGGTTGTCGCAACCCCGGAGAAAGAGGAGGCTCGCTAA
- the rpsS gene encoding 30S ribosomal protein S19 has product MPRSLKKGPFVDQHLFVKVARENDKGTKNVIKTWSRRSMIIPDMLGHTIAVHDGRKHIPVFVTESMVGHKLGEFAPTRTFRGHVKDDRKGKRR; this is encoded by the coding sequence ATGCCACGCAGCCTGAAAAAAGGTCCTTTCGTTGACCAGCACCTCTTTGTGAAGGTCGCACGGGAAAACGATAAGGGCACCAAGAACGTCATCAAGACCTGGTCCCGCCGTTCGATGATCATCCCCGACATGCTCGGGCACACGATCGCCGTACACGACGGACGCAAGCACATCCCGGTGTTTGTCACAGAGTCGATGGTCGGGCACAAGCTCGGCGAATTCGCTCCCACGCGGACATTCCGCGGCCATGTTAAGGACGACCGTAAGGGCAAGCGCCGCTAG
- the rplB gene encoding 50S ribosomal protein L2 codes for MGIRKYKPTTPGRRGSSVADFAEITRSTPEKSLLRPLHKTGGRNNSGKITTRHKGGGHKRQYRLIDFRRHDKDGINARVAEIEYDPNRTARIALLHYVDGTKRYIIAPNKLSQGDFVEAGPDADIKPGNNLPLRNIPVGTVIHAVELRPGGGAKMARSAGASVQLVAKEGRFAQLRLPSGEIRNVDVRCRATVGEVGNAEQSNINWGKAGRMRWKGVRPTVRGVAMNPVDHPHGGGEGKTSGGRHPVNPNGKPEGRTRRPNKESDKLIVRRRRTGKNKR; via the coding sequence ATGGGAATCCGTAAATACAAGCCGACTACCCCGGGCCGTCGTGGCTCGAGCGTAGCCGACTTTGCTGAAATCACGCGATCGACTCCGGAAAAGTCGTTGCTGCGTCCCCTGCACAAAACAGGCGGCCGTAACAACTCCGGTAAGATCACCACCCGTCACAAGGGTGGTGGGCACAAGCGCCAGTACCGTCTGATCGACTTCCGTCGTCACGACAAGGACGGCATCAACGCCCGCGTTGCCGAAATCGAGTACGACCCGAACCGTACGGCTCGCATCGCACTCCTGCACTACGTTGATGGCACCAAGCGTTACATCATCGCTCCTAACAAGCTGTCCCAGGGTGACTTCGTCGAGGCTGGTCCTGACGCTGACATCAAGCCGGGCAACAACCTGCCGCTGCGCAACATCCCGGTTGGTACCGTAATCCACGCAGTTGAACTGCGTCCGGGTGGCGGCGCCAAGATGGCACGTTCCGCAGGTGCTTCGGTACAGCTCGTTGCCAAGGAAGGCCGCTTCGCACAGTTGCGTCTGCCCTCCGGCGAAATCCGCAACGTTGACGTGCGCTGCCGCGCAACCGTCGGCGAGGTCGGCAACGCCGAGCAGTCGAACATCAACTGGGGCAAGGCCGGCCGCATGCGCTGGAAGGGCGTTCGCCCGACCGTCCGTGGTGTAGCCATGAACCCGGTTGACCACCCGCACGGTGGTGGTGAAGGTAAGACTTCCGGTGGACGTCACCCGGTTAACCCGAACGGCAAGCCCGAGGGCCGTACCCGCCGTCCGAACAAAGAGAGCGACAAGCTTATTGTTCGTCGCCGCCGTACTGGCAAGAACAAGCGATAG
- the rplW gene encoding 50S ribosomal protein L23 gives MSVTTIKDPRDVVLAPVVSEKSYGLIDEGKYTFLVDPRSNKTEIKLAVEKIFSVKVDSINTINRAGKRKRTKFGWGQRKSTKRAIVTLKEGTIDIFGGPLA, from the coding sequence GTGAGCGTAACCACCATCAAGGACCCGCGCGACGTCGTGCTTGCACCCGTCGTTTCGGAAAAGAGCTACGGTCTGATCGACGAAGGCAAGTACACCTTCCTGGTGGACCCTCGCTCGAACAAGACCGAGATCAAATTGGCCGTTGAGAAGATCTTCTCGGTCAAGGTTGACTCGATCAACACCATCAACCGTGCCGGTAAGCGCAAGCGCACCAAATTCGGCTGGGGCCAGCGCAAGAGCACCAAGCGTGCAATTGTCACCCTCAAAGAAGGCACAATCGACATCTTCGGCGGTCCGCTCGCGTAG
- the rplD gene encoding 50S ribosomal protein L4: protein MTSTVKVDLPAEIFDVQTNVPLLHQVVVAQLAAARQGTHKTKTRAEVSGAGRKPFKQKGTGRARQGSIRAPHMTGGGVVHGPTPRDYSQRTPKKMKAAALRGALSDRARNGRIHVIAELVAGTKPSAKDALASLRSVTERKNLLVVIERANDVAALSVRNLQDVHVLYADQLNTYDVLVSDDVVFTKAAFEAFVADKAKNEEASK from the coding sequence ATGACTAGCACTGTCAAGGTAGACCTGCCTGCAGAGATCTTCGACGTCCAGACCAACGTGCCGCTGCTGCACCAGGTCGTCGTCGCACAGCTCGCTGCTGCCCGCCAGGGTACCCACAAGACGAAGACCCGCGCCGAGGTTTCCGGTGCAGGTCGCAAGCCGTTCAAGCAGAAGGGCACCGGCCGCGCCCGTCAGGGTTCAATCCGTGCTCCTCACATGACCGGCGGTGGCGTTGTCCACGGTCCGACCCCTCGTGACTACAGCCAGCGCACCCCCAAGAAGATGAAGGCTGCTGCACTCCGCGGCGCCCTGTCTGACCGCGCCCGCAACGGCCGCATCCACGTCATCGCTGAACTGGTAGCCGGCACCAAGCCGTCCGCCAAGGACGCACTGGCTTCGCTGCGCTCCGTCACTGAGCGCAAGAACCTGCTCGTCGTAATCGAGCGCGCCAACGATGTTGCTGCACTTTCCGTGCGCAACCTCCAGGATGTTCACGTTCTGTACGCAGATCAGCTGAACACCTACGACGTGCTTGTCTCCGACGACGTGGTCTTCACCAAGGCTGCTTTCGAGGCGTTCGTCGCTGACAAGGCAAAGAACGAGGAGGCCTCCAAGTGA
- the rplC gene encoding 50S ribosomal protein L3, whose translation MTATRNVKGLLGTKLGMTQVWDENNKLIPVTVVQADSNVITQLRNAEVDGYVAVQIGYGQIDPRKVTKPLAGHFEKAGVTPRRHVVELRTADAASYELGQELSVEIFEAGQKIDVVGTSKGKGFAGVMKRHGFHGVGASHGAHKNHRKPGSIGGASTPSRVFKGLKMAGRMGAERHTTLNLTVHAVDVEKSLLLIKGAVPGARGQVVLVRTAVKGA comes from the coding sequence ATGACCGCAACCCGTAACGTAAAGGGCCTGCTGGGCACGAAGCTCGGCATGACCCAGGTCTGGGACGAGAACAACAAGCTCATCCCGGTAACTGTTGTCCAGGCTGACTCCAACGTCATCACCCAGCTGCGCAACGCAGAGGTAGATGGCTACGTCGCCGTACAGATCGGCTACGGCCAGATCGACCCCCGCAAGGTCACCAAGCCGCTGGCTGGTCACTTTGAAAAGGCCGGCGTCACCCCTCGCCGCCACGTCGTCGAACTGCGTACCGCAGACGCCGCATCCTACGAGCTGGGCCAGGAGCTCTCTGTTGAGATCTTCGAAGCCGGCCAGAAGATCGACGTCGTCGGCACCTCAAAGGGTAAGGGCTTCGCCGGTGTTATGAAGCGTCACGGCTTCCACGGCGTTGGCGCTTCCCACGGTGCCCACAAGAACCACCGTAAGCCTGGCTCCATCGGTGGCGCATCCACCCCGAGCCGCGTCTTCAAGGGCCTGAAAATGGCCGGCCGCATGGGCGCCGAACGTCACACCACGCTGAACCTCACGGTTCACGCTGTTGACGTTGAGAAGTCGCTGCTCCTTATCAAGGGTGCCGTCCCCGGCGCCCGCGGCCAGGTCGTACTCGTACGCACCGCCGTGAAGGGAGCCTAG
- the rpsJ gene encoding 30S ribosomal protein S10, translated as MAGQKIRIRLKSYDHEVIDVSARKIVETVTRAGATVVGPVPLPTEKNVYCVIRSPHKYKDSREHFEMRTHKRLIDIIDPTPKAVDSLMRLDLPADVNIEIKL; from the coding sequence ATGGCGGGACAAAAAATCCGCATCCGGCTGAAGTCATATGACCACGAGGTCATTGATGTTTCAGCGCGGAAGATCGTTGAGACGGTCACGCGCGCAGGCGCAACGGTAGTCGGCCCGGTGCCGCTGCCCACAGAGAAGAACGTCTACTGCGTTATTCGCTCTCCTCACAAGTACAAGGACAGCCGTGAGCACTTCGAAATGCGTACTCACAAGCGTCTGATCGACATCATCGACCCCACGCCGAAGGCCGTCGACTCGCTTATGCGTCTCGATCTGCCTGCAGACGTGAACATCGAAATCAAGCTCTAG
- a CDS encoding GH1 family beta-glucosidase: MTVQDSGSVEDLAARLRPGFTLGVASAAFQIEGSLTADGRGPSGWDAFAEKPGAIVDGDSPTVACDHYNRADEDIALMQELGVDSYRFSLSWPRIQPGGKGSINQRGLDFYDRLIDKLLAAGISPMATLFHWDTPLELEHAGGWMNRDTAERFAVYCAAAADRFGDRVDHWVTMNEPVSVTVQGYSLGVHAPGRQLLFDSLPAAHHQLLGHGLAVQALRNAGVKGQIGVSNMHCPVESASNSLGDRLMTQALDLILNRIYADAILLGQYPKPPWPMKPWFRSLGTIHDGDLELISQPLDFYGLNYYYPVKVAAGPGPAEIPTGKSPEMSEVPFHLAAYQEYETTGFGWPVAPEYLALLLRQLKDRYGDALPPVYITEGGASFPEPPHVDGPLQDTNRISYLAEHLGHALTATGPGGIAEDVDLRGYYVWTLLDNFEWAAGYSQRFGLVHVDFHTQERTPKESYYWLRALERARSHEP, translated from the coding sequence ATGACCGTCCAGGATTCAGGCTCCGTGGAAGATCTTGCCGCGCGCCTGCGTCCAGGTTTCACCCTGGGGGTGGCGTCGGCGGCTTTCCAGATTGAAGGATCCCTGACCGCTGATGGCCGCGGCCCTTCGGGTTGGGACGCCTTCGCGGAAAAGCCGGGAGCAATAGTCGACGGCGACTCCCCCACCGTAGCGTGCGACCATTACAACCGCGCCGATGAAGACATCGCCTTGATGCAGGAGCTTGGCGTGGACTCCTATCGCTTCTCGCTGTCCTGGCCGAGGATCCAACCCGGCGGCAAGGGCTCCATCAATCAACGCGGCCTGGACTTCTACGATCGTCTCATCGACAAACTCCTGGCCGCCGGCATTTCCCCTATGGCCACCTTGTTCCACTGGGACACCCCCTTGGAACTGGAGCATGCCGGAGGGTGGATGAACCGCGACACTGCAGAGCGCTTTGCTGTCTATTGCGCCGCCGCGGCAGACCGCTTCGGTGACCGTGTTGATCACTGGGTCACCATGAACGAGCCCGTGTCAGTCACCGTGCAGGGGTACTCACTGGGAGTACACGCCCCGGGACGGCAATTGCTCTTCGATTCCTTGCCTGCCGCACATCATCAATTGCTGGGGCACGGGCTCGCCGTCCAGGCCCTCCGGAACGCCGGCGTCAAAGGGCAGATCGGGGTGTCCAACATGCACTGCCCCGTCGAGTCCGCCAGCAACAGTCTCGGCGACCGGCTGATGACGCAGGCGCTGGACCTGATCCTCAACCGCATCTATGCCGATGCAATACTGCTGGGCCAATATCCCAAGCCACCCTGGCCCATGAAGCCCTGGTTCCGCTCACTCGGCACCATCCACGACGGCGATCTTGAACTGATCAGCCAACCTTTGGACTTCTACGGGCTCAACTACTACTACCCCGTGAAGGTGGCAGCAGGCCCCGGGCCGGCGGAGATCCCCACCGGAAAGTCACCGGAGATGAGCGAAGTTCCCTTCCATCTGGCCGCCTACCAGGAGTATGAAACCACTGGGTTCGGCTGGCCCGTTGCACCGGAGTACCTGGCGCTGCTGCTGCGCCAACTGAAGGACCGGTACGGGGACGCCCTTCCCCCGGTGTACATCACCGAAGGCGGAGCAAGTTTTCCGGAACCGCCCCACGTTGACGGCCCCCTCCAGGACACCAACCGCATTTCCTACCTGGCTGAGCACCTCGGCCACGCCCTGACAGCGACAGGCCCCGGCGGTATTGCCGAGGATGTGGATCTGCGTGGCTACTACGTCTGGACGTTGCTGGACAACTTTGAGTGGGCAGCCGGGTACTCACAGCGCTTCGGTTTGGTCCATGTGGACTTCCACACCCAGGAACGGACTCCCAAGGAGTCCTATTACTGGTTACGTGCGCTGGAGCGGGCCCGCTCCCACGAACCGTAG
- the tuf gene encoding elongation factor Tu has product MAKAKFERTKPHVNIGTIGHVDHGKTTLTAAISKVLYDQYPDLNEQRDFASIDSAPEERQRGITINISHVEYQTEKRHYAHVDAPGHADYIKNMITGAAQMDGAILVVAATDGPMAQTREHVLLARQVGVPYLLVALNKSDMVDDEELLDLVEMEVRELLSSQGFDGDEAPVVRVSGLKALEGDPVWVKSVQDLMAAVDESVPDPVRDRDKPFLMPIEDVFTITGRGTVVTGRAERGTLAINSEVEIVGIRPIQKTTVTGIEMFHKQLDEAWAGENCGLLLRGLKRDDVERGQVVVKPGSITPHTDFEANVYILSKDEGGRHNPFYSNYRPQFYFRTTDVTGVITLPEGTEMVMPGDNTEMTVALIQPIAMEEGLGFAIREGGRTVGSGRVTSIIK; this is encoded by the coding sequence GTGGCAAAGGCAAAGTTCGAGCGGACTAAGCCGCACGTCAACATCGGCACCATTGGTCACGTTGACCACGGTAAGACGACGCTGACTGCCGCCATTTCCAAGGTGCTGTACGACCAGTACCCGGATCTCAACGAGCAGCGCGACTTCGCGTCGATTGACTCTGCTCCGGAAGAGCGCCAGCGTGGTATTACCATCAACATCTCCCACGTGGAGTACCAGACCGAGAAGCGCCACTACGCACACGTAGACGCCCCGGGTCACGCTGACTACATCAAGAACATGATCACCGGTGCTGCCCAGATGGACGGCGCAATCCTCGTGGTTGCTGCAACCGATGGTCCGATGGCTCAGACCCGTGAGCACGTTCTGCTCGCCCGCCAGGTTGGCGTTCCCTACCTGCTGGTCGCACTGAACAAGTCCGACATGGTTGATGACGAAGAACTCCTCGACCTCGTCGAAATGGAAGTTCGTGAGCTCCTGAGCTCGCAGGGCTTCGATGGCGATGAGGCTCCGGTTGTTCGCGTTTCCGGCCTCAAGGCTCTGGAAGGCGACCCGGTTTGGGTCAAGTCCGTCCAGGACCTGATGGCAGCAGTCGACGAGTCCGTTCCGGACCCCGTACGTGACCGCGACAAGCCGTTCCTGATGCCGATCGAAGACGTCTTCACGATCACCGGTCGTGGCACCGTTGTTACGGGCCGCGCCGAGCGTGGAACCCTCGCCATCAACTCCGAGGTCGAGATCGTTGGCATCCGCCCGATCCAGAAGACCACGGTTACCGGTATCGAGATGTTCCACAAGCAGCTCGACGAAGCATGGGCCGGCGAGAACTGTGGCCTCCTGCTCCGCGGTCTGAAGCGCGACGATGTCGAGCGTGGCCAGGTTGTCGTCAAGCCGGGTTCAATCACCCCGCACACCGACTTCGAGGCTAACGTCTACATCCTGTCCAAGGACGAAGGCGGACGTCACAACCCGTTCTACTCCAACTACCGCCCGCAGTTCTACTTCCGTACCACGGACGTAACCGGCGTTATCACCCTGCCGGAAGGCACGGAAATGGTTATGCCTGGCGACAACACTGAGATGACCGTTGCGCTCATCCAGCCGATCGCTATGGAAGAGGGCCTCGGCTTCGCTATCCGCGAAGGCGGCCGCACCGTTGGTTCGGGACGTGTCACCAGCATCATCAAGTAG
- the fusA gene encoding elongation factor G, with protein sequence MAQDVLTDLNKVRNIGIMAHIDAGKTTTTERILFYTGVNHKIGETHDGASTTDWMEQEKERGITITSAAVTCFWDKNQINIIDTPGHVDFTVEVERSLRVLDGAVAVFDGKEGVEPQSETVWRQADKYNVPRICFVNKMDKLGADFYFTVDTIISRLGAKPLVMQLPIGAENDFIGVVDLLEMRALVWPGDAKGDVTMGASYEVQEIPADLQAKAEEYRAQLVETVAEASEELMEKYLEGEELTLEELKAGIRKMTINSELYPVFCGSAFKNRGVQPMLDAVVDFLPNPLDVPPMIGHDPRDEEKELTRKPSADEPFSALAFKIAAHPFFGQLTFVRVYSGHVEAGAQVVNSTKGKKERIGKLFQMHANKEMPVEGATAGHIYAAIGLKDTTTGDTLCDSNNQIVLESMSFPEPVISVAIEPNTKGDQEKLSTAIQKLSAEDPTFQVSLNEDTGQTIIAGMGELHLDILVDRMRREFKVEANVGKPQVAYRETIKRAVERHDYTHKKQTGGSGQFAKIQIAIEPMDTASGELYAFENKVTGGRVPREYIPSVDAGIQDALNDGVLAGYPVVGIKATLIDGASHDVDSSEMAFKIAGRMAFKEAARKANPVLLEPLMDVEVRTPEEYMGDVIGDLNARRGQMQSMEDAAGVKVIRAHVPLSGMFGYIGDLRSKTQGRAVYSMTFNSYAEVPKAVADEIIQKTRGE encoded by the coding sequence GTGGCACAGGACGTGCTTACCGACCTTAATAAGGTCCGCAATATCGGCATCATGGCCCACATTGATGCCGGCAAGACCACCACTACCGAGCGCATCCTGTTCTACACGGGTGTGAACCACAAGATCGGCGAGACGCACGACGGCGCTTCGACGACTGACTGGATGGAACAGGAAAAGGAACGCGGCATCACCATCACGTCTGCCGCCGTGACTTGCTTCTGGGACAAGAACCAGATCAACATCATCGACACCCCGGGCCACGTTGACTTCACTGTTGAGGTTGAGCGCTCCTTGCGCGTCCTCGACGGTGCAGTTGCAGTGTTCGACGGCAAGGAAGGCGTGGAGCCGCAGTCCGAGACTGTTTGGCGCCAGGCTGACAAGTACAACGTTCCGCGTATCTGCTTCGTCAACAAGATGGACAAGCTGGGCGCTGACTTCTACTTCACCGTAGACACCATCATCTCCCGTCTTGGTGCCAAGCCGCTGGTTATGCAGCTGCCCATCGGCGCTGAGAACGACTTCATCGGTGTTGTTGACCTTCTCGAAATGCGCGCCCTGGTTTGGCCTGGCGACGCAAAGGGTGACGTCACCATGGGCGCTTCCTACGAAGTGCAGGAAATCCCGGCGGACCTCCAGGCCAAGGCTGAAGAGTACCGTGCACAGCTCGTAGAGACTGTGGCCGAGGCTTCCGAAGAGCTCATGGAGAAGTACCTCGAAGGTGAAGAACTCACCCTTGAGGAACTGAAGGCCGGCATCCGCAAGATGACCATCAACTCCGAGCTCTACCCGGTGTTCTGTGGTTCTGCTTTCAAGAACCGCGGTGTCCAGCCGATGCTTGACGCTGTTGTTGACTTCCTGCCGAACCCGCTCGACGTCCCGCCGATGATCGGTCACGATCCCCGCGACGAAGAGAAGGAACTCACCCGCAAGCCCTCTGCAGACGAGCCGTTCTCGGCCCTCGCCTTCAAGATTGCTGCGCACCCGTTCTTCGGTCAGCTGACCTTCGTCCGCGTGTACTCCGGTCACGTTGAGGCAGGCGCCCAGGTGGTCAACTCCACCAAGGGCAAGAAGGAACGCATCGGCAAGCTGTTCCAGATGCACGCCAACAAGGAAATGCCCGTTGAGGGCGCTACCGCCGGCCACATCTACGCAGCTATCGGTCTGAAGGACACCACCACGGGTGACACCCTGTGTGATTCCAACAACCAGATCGTCCTCGAGTCCATGAGCTTCCCGGAGCCCGTGATCTCGGTTGCCATCGAGCCCAACACCAAGGGTGACCAGGAGAAGCTCTCCACGGCCATCCAGAAGCTCTCCGCTGAGGACCCGACCTTCCAGGTCTCCCTCAACGAAGACACGGGCCAGACCATCATCGCCGGCATGGGCGAGCTCCATCTGGACATCCTGGTGGACCGCATGCGCCGCGAATTCAAGGTCGAGGCAAACGTTGGCAAGCCGCAGGTTGCTTACCGCGAAACCATCAAGCGCGCAGTCGAGCGTCATGACTACACGCACAAGAAGCAGACCGGTGGTTCGGGTCAGTTCGCAAAGATCCAGATCGCGATCGAACCCATGGACACCGCTTCAGGCGAGCTGTACGCATTCGAGAACAAGGTCACTGGTGGCCGCGTTCCGCGTGAATACATCCCGTCCGTTGACGCTGGTATCCAGGATGCACTGAACGACGGCGTCCTGGCTGGTTACCCGGTTGTCGGCATCAAGGCCACGCTGATTGATGGCGCGTCCCACGATGTTGACTCCTCGGAAATGGCGTTCAAGATCGCCGGCCGTATGGCTTTCAAGGAAGCCGCACGCAAGGCGAACCCTGTTCTGCTTGAACCGCTGATGGATGTTGAGGTCCGCACACCTGAGGAATACATGGGTGATGTTATTGGTGACCTGAACGCCCGTCGTGGCCAGATGCAGTCCATGGAAGACGCGGCAGGTGTCAAGGTTATCCGTGCACACGTTCCGCTGTCCGGCATGTTCGGCTACATCGGTGACCTCCGGTCCAAGACCCAGGGTCGCGCTGTGTACTCCATGACGTTCAACAGCTACGCGGAGGTCCCGAAGGCAGTTGCCGACGAGATCATCCAGAAAACCCGCGGCGAGTAA
- the rpsG gene encoding 30S ribosomal protein S7: protein MPRKGPAPKRPLVSDPVYGSPLVTQLINKVLVDGKKSTAERIVYGALEGARAKSGGDPVAALKKAMDNVKPSLEVRSRRVGGATYQVPVEVKPGRSTALALRWLVGYSKARREKTMTERLQNEILDASNGLGAAVKRREDTHKMAESNKAFAHYRW, encoded by the coding sequence ATGCCTCGCAAGGGTCCGGCCCCGAAGCGGCCGCTAGTTTCCGATCCCGTTTACGGCTCCCCGTTGGTCACTCAGCTGATCAACAAGGTTCTTGTCGACGGCAAGAAGTCCACCGCAGAGCGCATCGTTTACGGTGCACTTGAAGGTGCACGTGCCAAGTCCGGCGGCGACCCCGTTGCCGCTCTCAAGAAGGCCATGGACAACGTCAAGCCTTCCCTCGAGGTACGTTCACGCCGTGTTGGTGGCGCTACTTACCAGGTTCCGGTTGAGGTCAAGCCGGGTCGCTCCACCGCCCTCGCTCTGCGTTGGCTCGTGGGCTACTCCAAGGCCCGCCGCGAGAAGACCATGACCGAGCGCCTCCAGAACGAAATCCTGGATGCCTCCAATGGTCTTGGTGCCGCTGTGAAGCGTCGCGAAGACACCCACAAGATGGCCGAGTCCAACAAGGCCTTCGCACACTACCGCTGGTAA
- the rpsL gene encoding 30S ribosomal protein S12 — translation MPTINQLVRKGRTPKVSKTKAPALKGSPMRRGVCTRVYTTTPRKPNSALRKVARVRLNGGVEVTAYIPGVGHNLQEHSIVLVRGGRVKDLPGVRYKIVRGALDTQGVKNRKQARSRYGAKMEKK, via the coding sequence GTGCCTACGATTAACCAGCTGGTCCGCAAGGGCCGCACGCCGAAGGTCTCCAAGACCAAGGCTCCCGCGCTGAAGGGCAGCCCGATGCGCCGCGGTGTTTGCACCCGCGTTTACACCACCACCCCCAGGAAGCCGAACTCGGCTCTCCGTAAGGTGGCACGTGTGCGTCTCAACGGTGGCGTAGAAGTAACCGCCTACATCCCCGGTGTTGGCCACAACCTCCAGGAGCACTCCATCGTGCTCGTCCGTGGTGGTCGTGTGAAGGACCTTCCGGGTGTCCGCTACAAGATCGTCCGCGGCGCACTCGACACCCAGGGTGTCAAGAACCGCAAGCAGGCTCGCAGCCGTTACGGCGCAAAGATGGAGAAGAAGTAA